A stretch of Pyrenophora tritici-repentis strain M4 chromosome 7, whole genome shotgun sequence DNA encodes these proteins:
- a CDS encoding Adeno-PV multi-domain protein, whose protein sequence is MMQLDAPQQPYEQSYYPALGWQDHNQVANQTMYGQPMPWQIQGVAQMVPLAMPMAMPQQPYPQIATRMPEPAQHQPPYQALDRPQHRQAYPETTISHVPKAGRHKNPEVKQRGAKKVRPVEQVDYIHICDEYPPIVQEALKKTAPRPCSSSSSSCSSEKSDSTQEVPRASIPRATPAFTSIPPFQFPQYPQMSTRAWNAPRSYPRQWMHDAMGGDGANVKARYAPFPPLSGRAERPYRRRRPAPAPRASARCRAYERRRQRTASPMGGLRIGRQEDQEPKDRMERNEYTSVTEAKTVVDSRRVEPEADGRNDEYGRNDEHGRNDEHGRNDEHGRNDEHGRNDEQPGQKASVPLKSTTVEEIPRFSPMPIPIVEEPCTPTCEKAKLCSASGGSTHPRASSSPISATGRPL, encoded by the exons ATGATGCAATTGGATGCACCTCAACAGCCGTACGAACAGTCGTACTATCCTGCTCTGGGATGGCAAGATCATAACCAAGTTGCGAATCAGACCATGTATGGACAGCCCATGCCGTGGCAGATTCAGGGTGTGGCCCAGATGGTGCCCCTCGCAATGCCGATGGCGATGCCTCAGCAGCCATATCCACAAATAGCAACGAGGATGCCGGAGCCTGCTCAACATCAACCCCCATACCAGGCTCTGGATCGGCCTCAACACCGGCAAGCGTATCCAGAGACGACGATTTCGCATGTGCCCAAGGCGGGTCGACACAAGAACCCTGAGGTGAAGCAAAGGGGCGCCAAGAAGGTGCGACCGGTGGAACAAGTGGATTACATCCATATTTGCGACGAGTATCCGCCTATTGTCCAAGAAGCGCTCAAGAAAACAGCTCCACGACCATGCTCTTCTTCGTCCTCGTCGTGTTCCAGTGAGAAGTCCGATTCAACGCAAGAGGTACCCCGAGCCAGTATCCCGCGTGCTACACCAGCATTCACTAGCATACCACCGTTCCAATTCCCCCAGTACCCGCAGATGTCAACACGGGCATGGAACGCACCCAGATCATATCCGCGACAATGGATGCACGATGCTATGGGAGGTGACGGAGCAAACGTCAAAGCCAGGTACGCACCATTCCCGCCACTGAGCGGACGTGCCGAAAGGCCATACAGAAGAAGGCGtccagcaccagcaccgA GAGCTAGTGCAAGATGCCGTGCTTACGAGCGGCGGAGGCAGCGGACGGCGAGTCCCATGGGCGGACTAAGAATAGGACGACAGGAAGATCAAGAGCCAAAGGACAGGATGGAGCGAAACGAGTATACTAGTGTAACTGAAGCAAAAACGGTTGTGGACAGCCGTCGTGTTGAGCCGGAAGCCGACGGAAGGAATGATGAGTACGGAAGGAATGATGAGCACGGAAGGAACGATGAGCATGGAAGGAACGATGAGCATGGAAGGAACGATGAGCATGGAAGGAACGATGAGCAGCCCGGGCAGAAAGCGTCAGTACCACTGAAATCCACAACAGTAGAGGAAATCCCACGCTTCTCTCCTATGCCGATACCCATAGTTGAGGAGCCTTGTACACCGACTTGTGAGAAAGCAAAGCTATGTTCGGCATCGGGCGGGAGTACTCACCCGAGAGCTTCTTCGTCCCCTATTTCAGCAACCGGACGTCCGCTTTGA
- a CDS encoding Hc1 multi-domain protein codes for MKATHIIVITLLLVTAFCIFFGWCLYKSCRRVIDVEHHELRCRQEDGEAGTVKSDGAKSAKSGGKSVKSAAKSAAKSAAKSSKSAAKSSKSAPKSARSAANSGAAAGPMDDMKCG; via the coding sequence ATGAAGGCCACACacatcatcgtcatcacACTCCTTCTCGTAACCGCCTTCTGTATCTTCTTCGGCTGGTGCCTGTACAAGTCATGTCGGCGAGTCATTGACGTGGAACATCATGAGTTGAGGTGCAGGCAAGAGGATGGTGAAGCAGGCACTGTCAAGAGTGATGGGGCGAAGAGCGCGAAGAGCGGAGGAAAGAGTGTTAAGAGTGCAGCGAAGAGTGCAGCGAAGAGTGCAGCGAAGAGTTCAAAGAGTGCAGCGAAGAGTTCAAAGAGTGCACCAAAGAGTGCAAGAAGCGCCGCAAACAGTGGAGCTGCAGCAGGACCAATGGACGATATGAAATGTGGATAA
- a CDS encoding STE14, putative protein-S-isoprenylcysteine methyltransferase has product MTSNGSTSSGVNISPLQAHARNPPAKDVNVLAAEFFPHGKRSLSGIAVRAFCLGCALVLGLVGTGLLAYSGSHLWRPCLFLATLSLFHFLEFYTTAAYNTPKAYIASFLLTNGDQYRMAHTMAFIETLVTSYFFPKYQSRIHPPWLIALGVIMIVVGQTVRSTAMIQAGTNFNHTVQSRKSDGHELVTSGLYNYFRHPSYFGFFWWGIGTQVMLGNMTCGIGYAGVLWYFFKKRISHEEKHLIDFFGDDYRAYRARTRVWIPFI; this is encoded by the exons ATGACTTCCAACGGCTCGACATCCTCAGGCGTCAATATTTCCCCATTGCAAGCTCATGCTCGCAACCCCCCAGCCAAGGATGTAAATGTCCTTGCAGCTGAGTTCTTCCCTCATGGCAAGCGCTCGCTCTCCGGCATCGCAGTGCGCGCCTTCTGCTTAGGCTGCGCACTCGTGCTCGGCCTCGTGGGCACCGGGCTGCTAGCATACAGTGGCAGCCACCTATGGCGACCGTGTCTGTTTCTCGCAACTCTGTCACTCTTCCACTTCCTCGAATTCTACACGACGGCCGCGTACAACACCCCGAAAGCGTACATCGCCTCTTTCCTCCTCACGAATGGCGACCAGTACCGGATGGCCCACACCATGGCCTTTATAGAGACACTTGTAACCTCGTACTTTTTCCCAAAGTACCAGTCGCGCATCCACCCACCGTGGCTCATCGCATTGGGCGTCATAATGATTGTGGTGGGGCAGACGGTTCGCAGCACGGCCATGATACAGGCGGGCACAAACTTCAATCACACGGTGCAGTCGCGGAAGAGCGACGGACATGAGTTGGTTACAAGTGGACTATACAACTATTTCCGCCATCCCTCGTACTTTGGCTTCTTCTGGTGGGGTATCGGGACTCAAGTGATGCTTGGCAACATGACATGTGGGATCGGCTATGCCGGCGTTTTATGGTACTTCTTCAAGAAGCGTATCTCGC ATGAGGAGAAGCATCTCATAGACTTTTTCGGTGATGATTACAGGGCGTACAGGGCGCGAACACGTGTGTGGATACCCTTTATTTGA
- a CDS encoding WbbJ, Acetyltransferase (isoleucine patch superfamily), producing the protein MDVDPIENKKRMLCGELYYAFTPDLAAERERCRLACGRFNSADRHLGRRKLTELFRDIVQDKRPMPPEAPTAEEDDALFEHEPWILPPITMDYGRNVRVGDDAFINFGAVFLDTCLTTIGSRTLLGPNVHFYSATHPLDPALRNGIRGPEMGKEIHVGEDCWIGGNVCILPGVIIGKGSVVGAGSVVTKSVPDFTVVAGNPARFIRKIKTDMDPAQHQLT; encoded by the exons ATGGATGTCGACCCGATTGAGAACAAGAAGCGCATGCTTTGTGGCGAGCTCTACTACGCATTCACGCCTGACTTGGCAGCAGAGCGTGAAAGATGTAGACTCGCCTGCGGACGCTTCAACAGCGCAGACCGCCACTTAGGACGTCGAAAACTTACCGAACTGTTTCGAGA TATCGTCCAGGACAAGAGGCCCATGCCACCAGAGGCTCCAACCGCCGAAGAGGATGACGCTCTTTTCGAGCATGAACCGTGGATTCTTCCTCCAATCACCATGGATTACGGTCGGAACGTCCGAGTGGGCGACGATGCTTTCATCAACTTTGGTGCCGTGTTTCTCGACACCTGTTTGACCACCATAGGGTCACGCACACTTCTAGGGCCCAACGTCCACTTCTATTCGGCCACACATCCTCTCGACCCAGCTCTCAGAAACGGTATTCGGGGGCCGGAGATGGGCAAGGAGATTCACGTTGGCGAAGACTGTTGGATTGGAGGCAATGTTTGCATATTGCCCGGCGTCATTATAGGCAAAGGCAGCGTGGTCGGCGCCGGCAGTGTCGTTACCAAGAGTGTCCCAGACTTCACTGTTGTGGCAGGCAACCCAGCCCGCTTCATCCGCAAGATCAAGACCGACATGGACCCTGCGCAGCATCAGCTCACGTGA
- a CDS encoding PPE-repeat protein: MKYILIASLLSSAVYAAPLAQVQNQQQQQTGQTQQNNPNAPQPVTNKPTGQGAGIAGGQTPTSADLATAVANWMADTSMVSNFLNTGASIQNNVQFKQAATVAYNAEVDELNHKAIIDAANGNMPSVIAANSTLATGGSFQDVVTKLQIMSQQGMAAANNIDLINQNRCVNVLPNIDAYMASTGSSSQAVRPTACNQNGVQGGVQGAGPTQPGQPAGSPAAAFAAAQALAAGTGNGQVQNGAPTGATGQQTPQQGSANTGATGQQTPQQGTANTGATGQQTPQQGAANTGATGQQTPQQGAANTGATGQQTPQQGAANTGATGQQTPQQGAANTGATGQQTPQQGAANTGATGQQTPQQGAAGQQQGAAQGQQAQGQQAQGQQAGAGAANGAANGAAAGGAAAGAANGAGAANGAAAGAANGGAAAGAAKGAKAAKGN; encoded by the coding sequence ATGAAGTACATTCTCATTGCCTCTCTCCTTTCCTCCGCGGTTTACGCTGCTCCCCTCGCCCAGGTCCAGAaccagcaacagcagcagaCTGGCCAGACCCAGCAAAACAACCCCAATGCTCCTCAACCTGTTACCAACAAGCCTACTGGTCAGGGTGCCGGTATCGCTGGTGGTCAAACTCCCACTTCGGCCGATCTTGCCACAGCCGTCGCCAACTGGATGGCCGACACCTCCATGGTCTCCAACTTCTTGAACACCGGTGCCAGCATCCAGAACAACGTCCAGTTCAAGCAGGCTGCTACCGTCGCCTACAACGCTGAGGTCGACGAGCTCAACCACAAGGCCATCATCGATGCTGCCAACGGCAACATGCCCAGCGTCATCGCTGCCAACAGCACCCTCGCCACCGGTGGTTCTTTCCAGGATGTCGTTACCAAGCTCCAGATCATGAGCCAGCAAGGTATGGCTGCCgccaacaacatcgacctGATCAACCAGAACCGTTGCGTCAACGTCCTCCCCAACATCGACGCCTACATGGCCTCCACTGGATCTTCTTCCCAGGCGGTCCGCCCCACGGCTTGCAACCAGAACGGTGTTCAGGGTGGTGTCCAGGGTGCTGGTCCTACCCAGCCCGGTCAGCCAGCAGGTAGCCCCGCTGCTGCTTTCGCGGCTGCTCAAGCTCTTGCAGCTGGAACTGGCAACGGTCAGGTCCAGAACGGTGCTCCTACTGGCGCAACTGGCCAGCAGACTCCTCAGCAAGGCTCAGCCAACACTGGTGCTACTGGACAACAGACCCCCCAGCAAGGCACAGCCAACACTGGAGCGACTGGCCAGCAGACCCCCCAGCAAGGCGCAGCCAACACTGGAGCGACTGGCCAGCAGACCCCCCAGCAAGGCGCAGCCAACACTGGAGCGACTGGACAACAGACCCCCCAGCAAGGCGCAGCCAACACTGGCGCAACTGGCCAGCAGACTCCCCAGCAAGGCGCAGCCAACACTGGCGCCACTGGCCAGCAGACTCCCCAGCAGGGCGCAGCCAACACTGGCGCAACTGGCCAGCAGACCCCCCAGCAAGGCGCAGCTGGACAGCAACAGGGTGCCGCACAAGGACAGCAGGCTCAGGGTCAACAGGCCCAAGGTCAGCAAGCGGGTGCTGGCGCTGCTAACGGAGCTGCCAACGGAGCCGCAGCTGGTGGTGCTGCCGCAGGTGCTGCTAACGGAGCTGGTGCCGCCAATGGCGCTGCCGCAGGTGCTGCTAACGGAGGCGCTGCTGCTGGCGCTGCTAAGGGCGCCAAGGCCGCAAAGGGTAACTAA
- a CDS encoding PnbA, Carboxylesterase type B gives MRGSILCFLASATVAAGVVLTNPRGNVTFEGIERNGIEIFLGIPYAKDTGGENRFKPPVPYEYTPGSIIDATQHGPACPQALGQLYAPLGLDNITEISEACLNVNVARPKPADREGKGPLPVLVWIHGGSFWWASNNEPTTAPDGMIKQSVENGDPIIHVALNYRLGLFGFATSESLKEEGSMNAGLRDQRAAIEWVRDNIAFFGGDPTRITIAGQSSGGLAIGMQILAYGGEKPLPFQRGIAESQSLEPGITGTFAKEAMKAVIDYVGCNKTDVDHPDTIECLRGLDTNTLFEASNATYIADIAHNIGDVWLPQVDGDFLPDAPSKLIAEGRFGNATFMSGWMQGDLDIYTNRSISTAKDTYDFIRGYLPAMAETTILQLLNMYPVEEFGSTVNLTQEFYRSSRIFRDILMVCPSLHLGGAINNMFEAPVYFYNWNQTILDPILEYLLKVQGLGVVHTSEFAYIFDSMHVYNNSGLPYNPTASDRDLAIRSSRSWTTFVSKGAPTMSEKIAMTLPSWDEAFSRPGGPHVMTIGGSDPGNNALGKVNATQVMAEQKLKERCGFFNSPEVIAALQY, from the coding sequence ATGCGCGGCTCCATCCTGTGCTTTCTGGCATCTGCCACAGTCGCAGCGGGCGTAGTACTTACCAACCCGCGCGGCAACGTGACTTTCGAAGGCATTGAGCGCAATGGTATTGAGATCTTCCTGGGCATCCCGTATGCTAAAGACACCGGTGGCGAGAACCGATTCAAGCCTCCTGTCCCTTACGAATACACTCCCGGTTCCATCATCGACGCCACCCAACACGGTCCTGCGTGTCCACAGGCACTGGGCCAGCTTTACGCCCCTCTTGGACTCGACAATATCACCGAGATCTCAGAGGCCTGTTTGAACGTCAACGTCGCCCGTCCTAAGCCGGCGGATAGAGAAGGCAAGGGGCCACTTCCGGTACTCGTCTGGATTCATGGAGGATCTTTCTGGTGGGCCAGTAACAATGAACCGACAACTGCCCCTGATGGTATGATCAAGCAGTCAGTGGAGAACGGAGATCCCATCATCCATGTTGCCTTGAACTACCGTCTTGGATTGTTCGGCTTCGCAACCTCGGAATCGCTGAAAGAGGAGGGCAGTATGAACGCCGGCCTTCGCGATCAGCGCGCCGCTATTGAATGGGTTCGCGATAACATTGCTTTTTTTGGTGGGGATCCGACGAGAATTACCATCGCGGGTCAATCTTCCGGCGGTCTGGCAATTGGAATGCAGATCCTAGCTTATGGAGGAGAAAAGCCACTGCCATTCCAGCGGGGTATTGCTGAGTCACAATCATTGGAGCCTGGTATCACTGGTACTTTTGCCAAGGAGGCTATGAAAGCTGTGATCGATTATGTTGGATGCAACAAGACCGACGTGGACCATCCGGACACGATCGAGTGCCTGCGTGGACTTGACACCAACACTCTCTTTGAGGCCTCAAACGCCACATACATTGCCGACATTGCTCATAACATTGGTGATGTCTGGCTACCACAGGTTGATGGCGACTTCCTACCAGATGCACCCAGCAAGCTCATTGCGGAAGGCCGTTTCGGAAATGCAACCTTCATGTCCGGATGGATGCAAGGAGACCTCGACATCTATACCAACCGTTCCATTTCGACCGCCAAGGACACATACGACTTCATCCGCGGCTATCTACCAGCCATGGCAGAAACCACGATTCTGCAGCTACTGAACATGTACCCTGTAGAGGAGTTTGGTTCCACTGTGAATCTGACGCAAGAGTTCTATCGCTCTTCCCGCATCTTCCGCGACATCTTGATGGTGTGCCCGTCTCTACACCTCGGAGGTGCCATCAACAACATGTTCGAAGCCCCAGTCTACTTCTACAACTGGAACCAGACCATTCTCGACCCGATCCTCGAATATCTCTTGAAGGTCCAAGGTCTTGGAGTAGTGCATACCTCTGAGTTTGCATACATCTTCGATAGCATGCACGTATACAACAACTCAGGCTTGCCATACAACCCAACGGCGTCTGATCGTGATCTTGCCATCCGGTCGAGTCGCTCATGGACAACATTTGTTAGCAAGGGTGCTCCGACTATGAGCGAAAAAATTGCGATGACATTGCCGAGTTGGGATGAGGCGTTTAGTCGACCTGGGGGACCTCATGTGATGACCATTGGTGGATCCGATCCTGGCAACAACGCTCTGGGCAAGGTAAATGCGACCCAGGTAATGGCGGAGCAGAAATTGAAGGAGCGATGCGGATTCTTCAATAGCCCGGAGGTTATTGCCGCACTCCAATACTAG
- a CDS encoding UbiH, 2-polyprenyl-6-methoxyphenol hydroxylase and related FAD-dependent oxidoreductase, with amino-acid sequence MMTHSATHPPTGIRVILVGAGFAGLSAAIECSRKGHTVVLLDKAASPDEITQFGDIISFDPNGARHFERWPGVIEAMKKVARKTTWLDFYHWKGEFVTRQSFEGEQEWGPRINGHRGELWNIIYGHAVERGVEVRWGSRVSDYFEDEEKAGVVVDGKEIIADVVVAAEGVRSRSRKIVLGFDDKPKSSGYAVYRSWFSGDAIRSNPTLKHLVDGDSHSGFIGPDLHFLVSSLKDGKEFNWVFTHVDDGNIEESWQFPGRIEDCLKYVEGWAPIVQEIVKSTPKDARLIDHKLVFRDPLPTFISPKQRIVLIGDAAHPFLPTSIQGASQSIEDGVVLATCLSLAGKHQIPLAVRAFEDLRYERVHKAQATGVKTRDRWHKANWNEIARKPESIHLAREAWLLSFDAEQDCYERFDQVVRHLRQRAGRL; translated from the coding sequence ATGATGACTCACTCCGCAACCCACCCACCAACAGGCATACGCGTCATATTAGTAGGCGCCGGTTTCGCCGGTCTCTCTGCAGCCATAGAATGCTCCCGTAAAGGCCACACTGTCGTTCTTCTCGACAAAGCCGCATCTCCAGACGAGATAACGCAATTCGGCGATATCATCAGTTTTGATCCGAACGGAGCGCGGCACTTTGAGCGGTGGCCTGGCGTTATCGAAGCCATGAAAAAGGTGGCTAGGAAAACTACTTGGTTGGACTTTTATCATTGGAAGGGCGAGTTTGTGACAAGACAGAGCTTTGAGGGGGAGCAGGAATGGGGGCCGAGGATCAATGGGCATAGAGGGGAGTTGTGGAATATTATCTACGGACATGCTGTTGAGAGGGGTGTTGAGGTCAGATGGGGTTCAAGGGTGAGCGACTATTTCGAGGATGAGGAGAAAGCGGGTGTGGTTGTCGATGGAAAAGAGATCATTGCAGACGTCGTGGTTGCAGCAGAGGGAGTACGGTCCCGCAGTCGCAAAATTGTCCTCGGGTTTGATGATAAACCAAAGAGTTCAGGATATGCGGTGTATCGATCGTGGTTCTCAGGTGACGCTATCAGGAGTAATCCGACCCTGAAGCACCTCGTTGATGGAGACAGCCACTCTGGATTCATTGGGCCAGATCTGCATTTCCTTGTCTCTTCTCTCAAGGATGGGAAAGAGTTCAATTGGGTTTTTACGCACGTCGATGATGGCAATATCGAGGAGAGCTGGCAGTTTCCCGGGAGGATAGAAGACTGTCTTAAATACGTCGAGGGATGGGCGCCTATTGTTCAAGAGATAGTCAAGTCGACACCGAAGGACGCTCGTCTCATCGATCATAAACTCGTCTTCCGCGATCCATTGCCCACATTCATCTCACCAAAGCAGCGCATTGTTTTGATTGGTGACGCGGCGCATCCTTTTCTGCCGACTTCTATCCAGGGAGCCAGCCAGTCGATTGAAGATGGTGTTGTCTTAGCCACCTGTTTATCGCTAGCCGGAAAACACCAAATTCCTCTGGCTGTCCGAGCGTTTGAGGATCTGCGATATGAAAGGGTACACAAAGCGCAAGCTACGGGAGTGAAAACAAGGGACCGGTGGCACAAGGCGAATTGGAACGAGATTGCAAGAAAGCCGGAATCGATTCACCTAGCGCGCGAGGCCTGGTTATTAAGCTTTGATGCGGAACAGGACTGCTACGAGAGATTTGATCAGGTTGTGAGGCATTTACGGCAACGGGCGGGCCGGTTGTAA
- a CDS encoding MhpC, hydrolase or acyltransferase (alpha-beta hydrolase superfamily) gives MTSGPENLVLPRPGALPTRPKPPISGPSEQAFTSAFGTLLPPVRYLDTSHGKVACYNISPTPSVQTLNRVLVIHGVQTPALGMLPLAAALHSLFPDSQFALLDLWGHGLSDTPILPHDAALFHELFDEMLDELYWPSAHLMGYSFGASLTVGYADSRTSRVNSFTLVAPAGLIRSTSFTAAEQELFQPGSDEDAARKWVLQFLEGKDLVVPGGWKERVGRGEVVAEAVREWQMREHAGHVGSVVAIFRDGGVMDNHESFTKAAQTRKPALVVLGEKDDLCNKQELRDLGFKDVFVVPQAGHGLVRERVPEVASFISNFWTDLGM, from the coding sequence ATGACTTCCGGCCCAGAAAACCTCGTCCTTCCACGCCCCGGAGCCCTGCCGACTCGACCAAAACCCCCAATCTCAGGTCCATCGGAGCAAGCCTTCACATCTGCTTTTGGGACCCTCCTACCACCAGTCCGATACCTCGACACCTCCCATGGAAAAGTCGCATGCTATAACATCTCCCCAACTCCTTCCGTCCAAACACTCAATCGTGTACTTGTCATCCACGGTGTACAAACCCCTGCTCTGGGCATGCTTCCCTTGGCTGCCGCGCTACACAGCTTGTTCCCAGACTCGCAATTCGCATTATTAGATCTCTGGGGCCATGGACTAAGCGATACCCCCATACTACCACATGACGCAGCTCTCTTCCACGAATTGTTCGATGAAATGTTAGACGAGCTGTATTGGCCCTCTGCCCATCTCATGGGGTACTCTTTCGGAGCATCACTGACAGTCGGATACGCCGATTCACGCACTTCACGGGTAAATAGTTTTACCTTGGTCGCGCCGGCGGGACTAATCCGATCTACGAGCTTCACAGCGGCTGAACAAGAGCTTTTCCAGCCTGGTAGCGATGAAGACGCAGCAAGGAAGTGGGTGTTGCAGTTCCTTGAAGGCAAAGATCTCGTAGTACCGGGAGGCTGGAAGGAAAGAGTTGGGAGGGGCGAGGTCGTTGCTGAAGCGGTAAGGGAGTGGCAGATGCGGGAGCATGCCGGTCATGTGGGTTCTGTTGTAGCGATTTTCAGGGACGGAGGAGTGATGGATAATCACGAGAGCTTTACAAAGGCGGCACAGACTAGAAAACCGGCATTAGTAGTGCTGGGCGAGAAGGATGACTTGTGTAACAAGCAAGAGCTGAGGGATTTGGGATTCAAAGACGTCTTTGTGGTTCCGCAGGCCGGACATGGTCTTGTCAGGGAAAGGGTACCAGAGGTTGCAAGCTTCATCAGCAATTTCTGGACTGATCTTGGGATGTGA
- a CDS encoding PRP38-assoc multi-domain protein encodes MAGKRNRSRTAASAQEKGKRTKLYPHLAPTVKDAEANLEPQPDMSAKSNDAAKVIRTETIKEIVVPKSEADTTVAKLETIKAVVAPPNSTKTVDSDLISWDDLSSTKKKNPDQTTDDFEDGIDIFADNDSTSNALIGTNPDTRKANTAKVKEDQIAPNTESTDELANQIEAVPASKEKKITTEVPIAKQAEQIEVTQNGEPHENTNKEKEAEHQEKPEAISAFGRNVIFQSIKYNLDNTENLAYWIGLGAVGSTDTRQINAGNIKLEISVKYIGLQKEESMVKESEPVAETQEAGKAEDNQKAVKIEIKKECLYDTEEGILPSIETAPDLAVDTAGATKEQLHNTVITPVTSATIATKTAVACRFGAKCSRRDTCKFDHSEGARKKMCTFVNTTIGCKNNTCPFSHDHLGVICKSSPYRSNCSNTHKCAFKHQDDVMSGKAEPSKSKTTKPALDDDNRYITAAEIAQKAAVARASREVSVASATSAPPANAPTGPQHGVKRGRSNEDADAGPNPQRPRTNNFQMGPNQGRQQHWNHPSQQQGNVPHSDQGFSIRGVAGRA; translated from the exons ATGGCTGGAAAGCGTAATCGCTCTCGCACTGCCGCTTCGGCTCAGGAGAAAGGAAAACGCACCAAGCTCTACCCCCACCTGGCACCCACTGTCAAGGACGCAGAGGCAAATCTCGAGCCCCAACCCGACATGTCTGCAAAGTCCAACGACGCAGCCAAGGTCATCAGGACCGAGACGATCAAGGAGATTGTCGTGCCAAAGTCAGAAGCCGACACCACGGTCGCGAAGCTTGAGACGATCAAGGCTGTCGTTGCGCCGCCCAATAGCACGAAGACAGTAGACAGCGATCTCATCTCCTGGGACGACCTCTCATccaccaagaagaagaaccCTGATCAGACTACAGACGACTTCGAGGACGGAATCGACATCTTTGCAGACAATGACAGCACCAGCAACGCCCTGATTGGCACTAACCCTGACACCCGAAAGGCCAACACCGCAAAGGTCAAGGAAGATCAGATTGCCCCCAACACCGAAAGCACTGATGAACTTGCCAACCAGATTGAGGCAGTTCCAGCTTCTAAGGAGAAGAAAATTACGACCGAAGTACCTATTGCCAAACAGGCGGAGCAAATCGAAGTGACTCAAAATGGGGAACCTCATGAGAACACCAATAAGGAGAAAGAAGCTGAGCATCAAGAGAAGCCCGAGGCAATCTCCGCATTCGGTCGCAATGTCATCTTCCAGTCGATCAAGTATAACCTTGACAACACCGAGAATCTTGCGTACTGGATTGGTCTGGGTGCTGTCGGCTCTACAGATACCCGCCAAATCAACGCCGGCAACATCAAGTTGGAGATATCAGTGAAATACATAGGCCTCCAGAAAGAAGAGTCGATGGTCAAAGAGAGCGAGCCAGTCGCAGAGACCCAAGAAGCTGGGAAAGCCGAGGACAACCAGAAAGCCGTCAAGATAGAAATAAAAAAAGAGTGTCTGTACGATACCGAAGAGGGGATTCTCCCTTCCATCGAGACAGCTCCCGACCTCGCCGTCGACACCGCTGGAGCTACAAAGGAGCAGCTTCACAATACTGTTATTACACCAGTCACGTCAGCTACTATTGCCACCAAGACGGCCGTCGCATGTAGGTTTGGCGCCAAGTGCAGCAGGCGCGACACATGCAAGTTCGACCACAGCGAAGGAGCTCGCAAGAAGATGTGCACTTTTGTCAACACAACCATTGGCTGCAAGAACAATACATGCCCCTTCTCGCACGATCACCTAGGCGTCATCTGCAAGTCATCTCCGTATCGCTCAAACTGCTCCAACACTCACAAGTGTGCGTTCAAGCACCAAGACGATGTCATGAGCGGCAAAGCCGAGCCCAGCAAGTCCAAGACGACGAAACCTGCGCTGGACGATGACAACCGTTACATCACCGCTGCAGAGATCGCACAAAAGGCTGCCGTGGCCCGAGCATCGCGTGAAGTGTCGGTGGCTTCGGCGACGTCAGCTCCACCAGCCAACGCTCCCACTGGTCCCCAGCACGGGGTTAAGCGTGGCAGGAGCAATGAGGATGCCGACGCGGGTCCCAATCCTCAACGCCCTCGCACCAACAACTTTCAGATGGGGCCTAACCAAGGCAGGCAGCAACATTGGAATCACCCCTCGCAGCAACAAGGCAACGTCCCGCA TAGCGACCAGGGCTTCAGTATTCGGGGTGTTGCTGGAAGAGCGTGA